A region from the Streptosporangium sp. NBC_01756 genome encodes:
- a CDS encoding TetR/AcrR family transcriptional regulator translates to MTDTDQPSRRGRGRPRDPETDAAILRAALEVFVERGVDGAGIEQIAKRASVGKLTIYRRWDSKEKLLAQAIESARGDIPEPSAEDVTDLPVAELIEHILPAAAATLAAPGFRALIARVLGSAVSHPTLMATYWEHYILPRRRVTRLLLERAIRQGVLAADTDIDALMDMMVGAVIYRLVQPDPLTATQMASYLRGVYRQSGLLPIEQPNDQ, encoded by the coding sequence ATGACCGACACCGACCAACCGTCCCGGCGAGGCCGCGGCCGGCCTCGAGACCCGGAGACGGACGCGGCGATCTTGCGTGCCGCACTGGAGGTGTTCGTCGAGCGCGGCGTGGACGGTGCCGGCATCGAGCAGATCGCCAAACGCGCGTCCGTGGGAAAGCTGACGATCTACCGGCGCTGGGACTCCAAGGAGAAACTGCTGGCCCAGGCCATCGAATCAGCGCGCGGTGACATCCCCGAGCCTTCGGCCGAGGACGTCACCGACCTACCCGTCGCGGAGCTGATCGAGCACATCCTGCCCGCGGCGGCCGCGACCCTCGCCGCACCCGGCTTCCGCGCTCTGATCGCCCGCGTTCTCGGGTCCGCCGTCAGTCACCCGACCCTGATGGCCACCTACTGGGAGCACTACATACTGCCCCGACGCCGCGTCACCCGCCTGCTGCTGGAACGAGCCATCCGCCAAGGCGTCCTGGCCGCAGACACCGATATCGACGCGTTGATGGACATGATGGTCGGCGCGGTGATCTACCGCCTGGTCCAGCCCGACCCGCTTACTGCCACCCAGATGGCGAGCTACCTGCGAGGCGTCTACCGCCAATCCGGCCTGCTTCCCATCGAGCAGCCCAATGACCAGTGA
- a CDS encoding FAD-dependent monooxygenase, with protein MSGSAIVIGGGIGGLAAALGLRRIGWGATVLERTAELGEIGAGMSQSPNALRALEELGVAEQARAAGVPFHGVFNLRAPSGDYITRALPGGASPLLGFHRADLHRVLMDAVPAQWVRTGAEVTAIRQSGGEVTVSCGDEELRADLVVAADGVRSTVRRLLWPEAPGPRFWGNTIWRGIAKAEGIEGSMTLGRGQYFLVMPVGRGRVYWALGAHAGRPAVRYDDELAEVRRRARDWHDPIPRLLDATAPEAVLHHDITDLGPLDSYARGRVVLLGDAAHAMHPDMAQGAAQSLEDAVVLAAALAEAGDIPAALSRYDEQRRPRTQTIVKQARTKGRGSTSSNAVSYYLRTLTLRMVPSSRWPGLAARALAPVWDWTPPRLPR; from the coding sequence ATGAGCGGATCGGCGATCGTGATCGGCGGCGGTATTGGCGGCCTGGCCGCCGCCCTCGGGCTGCGGCGCATCGGCTGGGGGGCGACCGTGTTGGAGCGGACGGCCGAGCTCGGGGAGATCGGCGCCGGCATGTCCCAATCGCCGAACGCCCTGCGCGCCCTGGAGGAGCTGGGTGTGGCCGAGCAGGCGCGGGCCGCCGGTGTGCCGTTTCACGGCGTGTTCAATCTGCGCGCCCCCTCCGGCGACTACATCACCCGCGCGCTGCCCGGCGGCGCCAGTCCGCTGCTTGGCTTTCACCGCGCAGACTTGCACCGTGTGCTCATGGACGCGGTGCCTGCCCAGTGGGTGCGCACCGGCGCGGAGGTGACCGCCATCCGGCAGTCCGGGGGTGAGGTTACGGTGAGTTGCGGCGATGAGGAGCTGAGGGCCGATCTGGTCGTGGCGGCCGATGGAGTTCGCAGCACGGTCCGGCGGCTGCTGTGGCCCGAGGCACCCGGCCCGCGGTTCTGGGGCAACACGATCTGGCGGGGCATCGCGAAAGCGGAGGGCATCGAGGGCAGCATGACCCTGGGCCGTGGCCAGTACTTCCTGGTCATGCCGGTAGGGCGCGGCCGGGTGTACTGGGCGCTGGGCGCCCACGCCGGTCGGCCGGCAGTGCGCTATGACGACGAGCTCGCCGAAGTGCGCCGCCGCGCCCGCGACTGGCACGATCCGATCCCTCGCCTGCTGGATGCGACCGCGCCCGAGGCGGTCCTGCATCACGACATCACCGACCTGGGTCCCCTGGACAGCTATGCGCGGGGAAGGGTGGTCCTGCTCGGTGACGCCGCACATGCCATGCACCCGGACATGGCCCAGGGCGCCGCGCAGTCGCTGGAGGACGCCGTCGTGCTCGCCGCGGCACTGGCCGAGGCCGGCGACATCCCCGCGGCGCTGTCGCGCTATGACGAACAACGACGCCCCCGCACCCAGACCATCGTCAAACAGGCGCGCACAAAGGGCCGCGGGTCGACATCGAGCAATGCCGTGAGCTACTACCTGCGCACGCTTACCCTGCGCATGGTTCCGTCGTCGCGCTGGCCTGGCCTGGCCGCCCGTGCCCTGGCCCCCGTGTGGGACTGGACACCGCCGCGGCTTCCCCGTTGA
- a CDS encoding GbsR/MarR family transcriptional regulator, with protein sequence MAELQSPPDPDELLGWVERVAMFLAADGVPPIAGRILGWLMICDPPEQSAGQIGQAIGASRASLTTNMRVLLTMGFVSRRTRPGERTAYYRVEEGAWEQVVRRQIATLTAFRDITGDGIAMLGTNSGRTARIREAQKIFEWMAKVFDDAPPPPSGKGRRP encoded by the coding sequence ATGGCAGAGCTGCAGTCCCCTCCAGACCCCGATGAGCTGCTGGGCTGGGTCGAGCGGGTGGCGATGTTCTTGGCGGCGGATGGCGTCCCGCCGATCGCGGGACGCATTCTCGGCTGGCTGATGATCTGTGACCCGCCCGAGCAGTCGGCCGGACAGATCGGCCAGGCCATCGGGGCCAGCCGGGCGTCGTTGACGACCAACATGCGGGTGCTACTCACCATGGGTTTTGTCAGCCGGCGAACCCGGCCGGGTGAGCGCACGGCCTACTACCGGGTCGAAGAGGGTGCCTGGGAGCAGGTAGTGCGCCGGCAGATCGCAACCCTGACGGCCTTTCGTGACATCACCGGCGACGGCATAGCCATGCTCGGCACCAACAGCGGACGCACCGCACGCATCCGAGAGGCCCAAAAGATCTTTGAGTGGATGGCGAAGGTGTTCGACGACGCACCCCCGCCGCCATCAGGGAAGGGCAGGCGGCCATGA
- a CDS encoding tyrosine-type recombinase/integrase, with protein MRGRRPAHLPPPYDRALADYGAALEGSPLADSSRAKYLSRVRGFLSFVAEASADGMLDGDPLADPAAAAWAVRAYRRHLKNGRRAPTTIDNVLAAIDDFHARAALAVTPARRERAVRRTAPKALDERRVRRYLREVEKNASARDAVIALLPYLAGLRIGEVVALEVADVRLSARKGELRVLGKGHGGGKIRTVDLHPDLRTALQAWLQERATWPGAATTAALVLNARGGRLSDRGARDIITRLGTAAGINDDAAEPFGPHVLRHTFGTQLVRAGKDLILVAELMGHERLDTTRQYTLPTSADRVAALEALITDH; from the coding sequence TTGCGGGGCCGCCGCCCTGCCCACCTCCCGCCGCCCTACGACCGGGCGCTGGCCGACTACGGCGCCGCGCTGGAGGGCTCGCCGCTGGCCGACTCCAGCCGGGCCAAGTACCTGTCGCGGGTGCGCGGCTTCCTCTCCTTCGTCGCCGAGGCATCAGCCGACGGCATGCTGGACGGTGACCCGCTCGCCGACCCCGCGGCCGCGGCCTGGGCGGTGCGCGCCTATCGCCGCCATTTGAAGAACGGCCGCCGCGCGCCCACCACGATCGACAACGTGCTGGCGGCCATCGATGACTTCCACGCCCGCGCGGCTCTAGCCGTCACCCCCGCGCGGCGCGAGCGCGCCGTCCGGCGCACCGCGCCCAAGGCCTTGGACGAGCGCCGGGTGCGCCGCTACCTGCGCGAGGTGGAGAAGAACGCCTCCGCCCGGGACGCGGTCATCGCGTTGCTGCCCTACCTGGCGGGCCTGCGCATCGGCGAGGTCGTCGCCCTGGAGGTGGCCGACGTGCGGCTCTCAGCGCGCAAGGGCGAACTGCGGGTGCTCGGCAAGGGCCACGGCGGCGGCAAGATCCGCACCGTCGACCTCCACCCGGACCTGCGCACCGCGTTGCAAGCCTGGCTGCAAGAGCGCGCCACCTGGCCCGGCGCTGCCACCACCGCGGCGTTGGTGCTCAACGCCCGCGGCGGCCGCCTGAGCGACCGGGGCGCCCGCGACATCATCACCCGCCTGGGCACCGCAGCCGGCATCAACGACGATGCGGCCGAGCCGTTCGGCCCGCACGTGTTGCGCCACACCTTCGGCACCCAGCTCGTGCGCGCCGGCAAAGACCTCATCCTGGTCGCCGAACTCATGGGTCACGAGCGCCTCGACACCACCCGCCAATACACCCTGCCCACCTCGGCCGACCGCGTCGCCGCACTGGAAGCACTCATCACCGACCACTGA
- a CDS encoding winged helix-turn-helix domain-containing protein: MPFPLILGAESARRLAVSCQHLAGPQPGGDLEGLRQVLRTLRCLQLDPVNVVARSHLLVLWSRVGDYDPADLDMLLWEERWLFEYWAHAASIVLTEDYPIHQAMMLGYPAGRSGFGRRARDWLEANGGLRQHVLDRLREAGPLPAQAFDDCVTVPWESSGWTHGRNVERMVDFLWLQGQLMVAGREGRRRRWDLAERWLPEWAGSEPLPQEEAVSRAAEHALRALGVARATDIERHFTRDRYPGLAEVLERLERSGRVLPAQVAGGTERWYVHRDVIGLLERDWEPRTTLLSPFDNLICDRERTERLWGFTFRTEMYVPKDKRQYGHYILPILHGERLIGRLVPRLDRRRGLLEIEGVFPEAETPADEVTAEAVGRAVTELGAFVGAREIFYGDKVAEPWRTALQAVGVTG, from the coding sequence ATGCCGTTCCCCCTGATCCTTGGCGCGGAGTCCGCGCGCCGTCTCGCCGTGAGCTGTCAGCATCTGGCCGGGCCGCAGCCCGGCGGCGATCTGGAAGGGCTGCGGCAGGTGCTGCGTACTTTGCGCTGCCTGCAGCTCGACCCGGTCAACGTGGTGGCGCGCAGTCACCTGCTGGTGTTGTGGAGCAGGGTGGGCGACTACGATCCGGCCGATCTGGACATGCTGCTCTGGGAAGAACGGTGGCTGTTCGAATACTGGGCCCACGCCGCCTCGATCGTGCTGACCGAGGACTACCCGATCCACCAGGCCATGATGCTCGGCTACCCGGCGGGCCGGTCGGGTTTCGGGCGGCGGGCCCGTGACTGGCTGGAGGCGAACGGCGGGCTGCGGCAGCACGTGCTGGACCGGTTGCGGGAGGCGGGGCCGCTGCCCGCCCAGGCGTTCGACGACTGCGTGACGGTGCCGTGGGAGTCGAGCGGCTGGACCCACGGCCGCAACGTCGAGCGGATGGTGGACTTCCTGTGGCTCCAGGGTCAGCTCATGGTGGCCGGGCGGGAAGGGCGGCGGCGCCGCTGGGATCTGGCCGAGCGCTGGCTTCCGGAGTGGGCCGGGAGCGAGCCCCTGCCGCAGGAGGAGGCGGTGTCGCGCGCGGCCGAGCACGCGCTGCGCGCGCTCGGCGTGGCCCGCGCGACCGACATCGAGCGGCACTTCACCCGTGACCGTTATCCCGGCCTCGCCGAGGTGCTGGAGCGGCTGGAACGGTCGGGTCGTGTCCTGCCCGCCCAGGTGGCGGGCGGCACCGAGCGGTGGTACGTGCATCGCGACGTCATCGGCCTGCTGGAGCGGGACTGGGAGCCGCGCACCACCCTGCTGTCGCCGTTCGACAACCTCATCTGCGATCGCGAGCGGACCGAACGCCTGTGGGGGTTCACGTTCCGCACGGAGATGTACGTCCCCAAGGACAAGCGCCAGTACGGGCACTACATCCTGCCGATCCTGCACGGCGAGCGGCTGATCGGCAGGCTCGTGCCGCGCCTGGACCGCCGCCGGGGGCTGCTGGAGATCGAGGGGGTGTTCCCCGAGGCGGAAACACCCGCGGACGAGGTGACCGCCGAAGCCGTGGGGCGGGCGGTCACCGAGTTGGGCGCTTTCGTCGGCGCCCGCGAGATCTTCTACGGGGACAAGGTGGCCGAGCCGTGGCGGACGGCGCTTCAGGCGGTCGGTGTGACCGGCTGA
- a CDS encoding YciI family protein → MAMRFLLTTKGGDMAPLDEKVFAEMAAFVEEMTQAGVLLATGGLDPAGTHFSASGGSVTVTDGPFTEAKEAIVSFALIEARSKEEAVELSRRFWKIIGDGEGDIQQVFGPEN, encoded by the coding sequence ATGGCGATGAGGTTCCTGCTGACCACCAAGGGCGGCGACATGGCACCCCTGGACGAGAAGGTCTTCGCCGAGATGGCCGCGTTCGTCGAGGAGATGACCCAGGCGGGGGTGCTGCTGGCGACCGGCGGCCTGGACCCGGCCGGCACCCACTTCTCAGCCTCCGGCGGCAGTGTCACCGTGACCGACGGGCCGTTCACCGAGGCGAAGGAGGCGATTGTCAGCTTCGCGCTCATCGAGGCGCGCTCGAAGGAGGAGGCCGTCGAGCTGTCCAGGCGCTTCTGGAAGATCATCGGCGATGGTGAGGGTGACATCCAGCAGGTCTTCGGCCCGGAGAACTGA
- a CDS encoding DUF998 domain-containing protein, whose amino-acid sequence MTAVQPGIATPESVVPARSVTTAGSAAPATRILLACSALAAPLFAIVSLTQAFTREGFDLTRHPLSMLSTGELGWLQIANFLVSGALTVAGAVGLRRVLRGTPGGTWAPRLILVNGIGMIAAGVFVMDPGDGFPAGTPLGQPTGMSWHGLMHMAGGSIAFTALIAACFVLGRHFSRAGRPGAAVASRLSGLVFALGDGWAMAGGHAGSLTLCIGAITGMAWVSVVAADKRAALR is encoded by the coding sequence ATGACCGCCGTACAGCCCGGCATCGCCACCCCCGAATCCGTCGTCCCCGCTCGCTCCGTCACCACCGCCGGTTCCGCCGCCCCCGCGACGCGCATCCTGCTCGCCTGCTCCGCTCTCGCCGCACCGCTCTTCGCGATCGTGTCGCTGACCCAGGCCTTCACCCGCGAGGGCTTCGACCTGACGCGTCACCCTCTGAGCATGCTGAGCACCGGCGAACTCGGCTGGCTCCAGATCGCCAACTTCCTGGTCAGCGGCGCTCTGACGGTCGCCGGGGCGGTCGGCCTGCGCCGCGTCCTGCGTGGCACGCCCGGCGGCACCTGGGCACCCCGGCTGATCCTGGTCAACGGCATCGGAATGATCGCCGCCGGAGTCTTCGTCATGGACCCGGGCGACGGCTTCCCCGCGGGCACCCCGCTGGGCCAGCCGACCGGGATGAGCTGGCACGGCCTCATGCACATGGCCGGCGGATCCATCGCGTTCACCGCGCTCATCGCCGCCTGCTTCGTGCTGGGCCGCCACTTCTCCCGCGCCGGTCGCCCCGGAGCCGCCGTGGCCTCGCGGCTCAGCGGCCTGGTCTTCGCCCTCGGCGACGGCTGGGCGATGGCGGGCGGGCACGCCGGTTCCCTGACCCTGTGCATCGGTGCGATCACCGGGATGGCGTGGGTCTCCGTGGTGGCCGCGGACAAGCGGGCCGCACTCCGCTGA
- a CDS encoding DoxX family protein, whose product MPVAYVVVTVITIAVNAGMAVADFARAEFVLANSAEVGLPQSWLPTLATLKVAGAVGLAVGLLGVRVIGIAAAVGLVLFFVGAMAAHFRARVFHNIAFPGTYLALAIASLGLVIAQ is encoded by the coding sequence ATGCCTGTCGCCTATGTAGTCGTCACCGTCATCACGATCGCGGTCAATGCCGGGATGGCCGTCGCTGACTTCGCGAGGGCCGAGTTCGTCCTCGCCAACTCAGCTGAAGTGGGCCTCCCGCAGTCCTGGCTCCCGACGCTCGCCACGCTGAAAGTCGCCGGGGCTGTCGGGCTCGCCGTCGGACTCCTGGGCGTTCGGGTCATCGGCATCGCCGCCGCAGTCGGACTCGTTCTATTCTTCGTCGGTGCCATGGCCGCCCACTTCCGTGCCCGCGTGTTTCACAACATCGCCTTTCCCGGCACCTACCTTGCGCTGGCCATCGCTTCTCTCGGACTCGTCATCGCACAATGA
- a CDS encoding LysR family transcriptional regulator: MDVDTRLLRYFVAVAEEGSLTRAAERLFVSQPALTKQIKQLETQLGVPLFTRSRAGMALTEPGQALVTRVPALLVDWDRALRETKSMAGRAARVLRVGFVASAANETTQQIIATFARRRPGWRVDMRQAAWSNPTAGLARGDVDAALLRLPFPGQDALRVEVLFSEPRWVALPTAHPFATRDQIPFRDLWEEPFVAAPPETGWWREYWLAADERDGHPVRIGAVTDQPDDWLSAIANGYGIALTPESSARFYARPGITYRPVSGVSPSQVAIAWAPADDTNPIVQDFVRCCLDSEPPKPGGTVA; encoded by the coding sequence ATGGATGTTGACACCCGGCTGTTGCGCTACTTCGTCGCCGTGGCGGAGGAAGGGAGCCTCACCCGAGCCGCAGAACGACTGTTCGTGTCACAACCGGCGCTGACCAAACAGATCAAGCAACTGGAGACCCAGCTCGGCGTGCCGTTGTTCACCCGGTCCCGGGCCGGCATGGCCCTGACCGAACCGGGACAGGCCCTGGTGACGCGGGTGCCCGCTCTGCTGGTCGACTGGGACCGGGCGCTGCGGGAGACAAAGAGCATGGCCGGCCGAGCGGCCCGTGTGCTGCGGGTCGGATTCGTGGCCAGCGCCGCCAACGAAACCACCCAGCAGATCATCGCGACGTTCGCCCGCCGTCGGCCGGGCTGGAGGGTCGACATGCGGCAGGCGGCGTGGTCGAACCCGACCGCCGGGCTCGCCCGCGGAGACGTCGACGCCGCTCTGCTGCGGCTGCCCTTCCCAGGCCAGGACGCTCTGCGAGTGGAGGTGCTGTTCAGCGAGCCCCGTTGGGTCGCGCTCCCCACAGCCCACCCGTTCGCCACGCGTGACCAGATCCCTTTCCGGGATCTGTGGGAGGAGCCGTTCGTGGCAGCCCCACCTGAAACAGGCTGGTGGCGGGAGTACTGGCTGGCCGCCGACGAACGCGACGGCCACCCGGTCCGTATCGGCGCCGTCACCGACCAGCCCGACGACTGGCTCAGCGCGATCGCCAACGGCTACGGCATCGCTCTTACCCCCGAATCCTCCGCCCGTTTCTACGCCCGCCCTGGCATCACCTACCGGCCCGTCAGCGGCGTCAGCCCCAGCCAGGTCGCCATCGCCTGGGCGCCCGCCGACGACACCAACCCCATCGTCCAGGACTTCGTCCGCTGCTGCCTGGACAGCGAACCACCCAAGCCCGGCGGAACCGTCGCCTGA
- a CDS encoding response regulator transcription factor: protein MIRVLIAEDVRILREALVALLGYEEDIDVVAALETGDAIVPAALAHRPDVAVLDIDLPGLDGLAAAAELYERLPVCRVLILTALGRPGNLRRGVAARVSGFMLKDSRPEDLVNAIRDVAAGRRVIDQQLAYATLDVPASPLTEREADVLRLTGAGAAPRGIARDLNLSYGTVRNYLASAVTKLNARTRSDAVRIATEAGWL from the coding sequence GTGATTCGTGTTCTCATAGCAGAGGATGTCCGGATACTTCGGGAGGCGTTGGTCGCCCTGCTCGGCTATGAGGAGGACATCGACGTCGTGGCCGCCCTGGAGACGGGCGACGCGATCGTGCCCGCGGCGCTGGCCCACCGGCCGGACGTCGCCGTGCTCGACATCGACCTGCCCGGGCTCGACGGCCTGGCTGCCGCGGCCGAGCTGTACGAGCGGCTGCCGGTCTGCCGAGTGCTGATCCTCACCGCGCTGGGCAGGCCGGGCAACCTGCGGCGCGGGGTCGCGGCACGCGTGTCCGGTTTCATGCTCAAGGACTCCCGGCCCGAGGACCTGGTGAACGCCATCCGCGACGTCGCCGCCGGCCGCCGGGTCATCGACCAGCAGCTCGCCTACGCCACGCTCGACGTTCCCGCCAGTCCGCTGACCGAACGCGAGGCCGACGTGCTGCGCCTGACCGGCGCCGGCGCCGCGCCCCGGGGCATCGCCAGGGACCTGAACCTCAGCTACGGCACCGTGCGCAACTACCTCGCCTCCGCCGTGACCAAGCTGAACGCCCGCACCCGGTCGGATGCGGTCCGCATCGCCACCGAGGCGGGCTGGCTCTGA
- a CDS encoding sensor histidine kinase, translating into MTTAGGNGQTLLRPSTGWALVLGYIAVLVPARFTIVVAMANARGQSSPLTLGICLGLILAVVVLFSLAARGGRRAVLVLGAATFGPYLLFPMLWGPIAGPLAAAMPLTVAGPAGWLLFGGVLLADTVVGAVLHGPALPTVVSFVIIDMNMGLTLFALVRLAVLLTETQSANRQLAELEAANERLRAAGDLRRAIGDRLARILRASRRRPLTPAVLTGIAEISREAAAEARTVAAVPREPLPAGRTDLPDESRRLSRWALTAMTVNIAVIVLNNVADSDTTTPRQWTVAVLAALMAVAFQLYHGVPRGSAPSAWRWTLPLHILVVSAAALYLGDGTLAALLGLAVANTLLWLPMRWSVPAVAVAAVAAGFLLRLYPDVGGYELYQIASTIGISVGVFAFNRFPEAAAHLRGLRMQIARSAVVAERLRVARDVHDLLGSTLSAITLKAELARRAVGDDPGKAARLVEDVRPLAVRGLADVRSIASGGAELSLREEIASARSLLDSAGVGVRVHAADVEPCPVLATVLREAVTNVVRHSAARRCTITVETDGGEVRLRVANDGVTRAQPGTGGSGLASLTSRVESAGGTFTAGDEGDGAFALVAVVPRYPWRRPEKKARTSPA; encoded by the coding sequence GTGACGACAGCGGGAGGAAACGGACAGACGCTGCTCAGGCCGTCCACGGGCTGGGCTCTCGTGCTCGGCTACATCGCCGTCCTCGTCCCGGCGCGCTTCACGATCGTCGTCGCCATGGCGAACGCACGGGGGCAGTCCTCGCCGCTCACCCTGGGGATCTGCCTGGGTCTCATCCTGGCCGTCGTCGTCCTCTTCTCGCTGGCGGCCCGGGGCGGCCGGCGCGCCGTTCTCGTCCTCGGGGCCGCGACCTTCGGTCCCTATCTGCTCTTTCCCATGCTGTGGGGGCCGATCGCAGGGCCGCTGGCCGCCGCCATGCCGCTGACCGTGGCAGGTCCGGCAGGATGGCTGCTGTTCGGCGGGGTGCTGCTGGCCGACACCGTGGTGGGGGCCGTGCTGCACGGCCCCGCCCTCCCCACGGTGGTCAGTTTCGTGATCATCGATATGAACATGGGGCTCACGCTGTTCGCCCTGGTACGGCTGGCCGTGCTGCTCACCGAGACCCAGTCGGCCAACCGGCAGCTCGCCGAACTGGAAGCGGCGAACGAGCGCCTGCGCGCGGCCGGCGACCTGCGCAGGGCCATCGGCGACCGGCTCGCCCGCATCCTGCGGGCGTCCCGCCGCCGGCCGCTCACCCCCGCCGTGCTCACCGGCATCGCGGAGATCTCCCGCGAGGCGGCCGCGGAGGCCAGAACGGTCGCCGCCGTCCCCCGTGAACCGCTCCCCGCGGGTCGGACCGACCTGCCGGACGAGTCGAGGAGGCTCTCGCGGTGGGCCCTCACGGCGATGACCGTCAACATCGCCGTCATCGTGCTCAACAATGTCGCCGACAGCGACACCACGACTCCGCGCCAATGGACCGTCGCCGTCCTGGCCGCGCTCATGGCCGTCGCGTTCCAGCTCTACCACGGCGTCCCCAGGGGTTCGGCGCCTTCGGCCTGGCGCTGGACGCTTCCGCTGCACATCCTCGTCGTCAGCGCCGCCGCCCTCTACCTGGGCGACGGCACCTTGGCGGCGCTGCTCGGCCTGGCCGTGGCCAACACCCTGCTGTGGCTGCCGATGCGCTGGTCGGTGCCGGCCGTCGCGGTCGCCGCCGTCGCCGCCGGCTTCCTGCTGAGGCTCTATCCGGACGTGGGCGGCTATGAGCTCTACCAGATCGCCTCGACGATCGGCATCTCCGTCGGCGTGTTCGCCTTCAACCGGTTCCCCGAGGCGGCCGCGCATCTGCGCGGCCTGCGCATGCAGATCGCCAGGAGCGCCGTGGTCGCCGAACGGCTCCGGGTGGCCAGGGACGTGCACGATCTGCTCGGCTCCACTCTGTCGGCCATCACCCTCAAGGCCGAACTGGCCCGGCGCGCGGTCGGCGACGACCCCGGCAAGGCGGCGCGCCTGGTGGAGGACGTCCGCCCGCTGGCGGTGCGGGGCCTGGCCGACGTGCGCTCGATCGCCTCCGGTGGCGCCGAGCTGAGCCTGCGCGAGGAGATCGCGTCCGCCCGCTCGCTGCTCGACTCCGCCGGTGTCGGGGTCCGGGTGCACGCCGCCGACGTGGAACCTTGCCCGGTGCTGGCCACGGTCCTGCGCGAGGCCGTCACCAACGTCGTCAGGCACTCGGCCGCACGGCGGTGCACGATCACGGTGGAGACGGACGGCGGCGAGGTACGGCTGCGTGTCGCCAACGACGGTGTGACGCGAGCCCAGCCGGGGACCGGCGGCAGCGGGCTGGCGAGCCTGACGTCCAGGGTCGAGTCCGCGGGGGGCACGTTCACGGCGGGCGACGAGGGCGACGGCGCATTCGCCCTCGTCGCGGTGGTGCCCCGTTACCCCTGGAGGAGACCGGAGAAGAAGGCCCGGACGTCACCCGCGTAG
- a CDS encoding epoxide hydrolase family protein — protein sequence MSSDITPFRIEIPQADLDDLQTRLDLARFTDEVPDAYGVSVERVRRLAEYWRDGYDWRAWEARLNTYPQFTTDIDGQRIHFIHVRSAKQDALPLILTHGWPGSIVEFIDVIEPLSKDFHLVIPSLPGFGFSSPITESGWGTVRTARAWAELMERLGYDRYGAVGNDGGSMVSPEIGRLATSNVVGVHVTQIFSFPSGDPAEFVGMTEEEQAAMGVLQRFWEEMGAFNTLQSQQPQTLAHALADSPVGLLGWQVQLFDLDLDDDFVLTNVAFYWLTGTAGSSIRFYYENAKAAPPPAEPTTTPIGLASAKGDFQSIRRFAERDHKNIVQWHTYETGGHYAAHAAPDVYAGDVRAFFSGLLQG from the coding sequence ATGAGTTCAGACATCACTCCCTTCCGTATAGAGATCCCCCAGGCGGACCTGGACGACCTGCAGACACGGCTCGACCTCGCCCGCTTCACCGACGAGGTCCCCGACGCCTACGGCGTGAGCGTCGAGCGGGTCCGGCGGCTGGCCGAATACTGGCGCGACGGCTACGACTGGCGTGCCTGGGAGGCCCGGCTCAACACCTACCCGCAGTTCACCACCGACATCGACGGGCAGCGGATCCACTTCATCCACGTGCGCTCCGCCAAGCAGGACGCGCTGCCGCTGATCCTCACCCACGGCTGGCCGGGTTCGATCGTGGAGTTCATCGACGTCATCGAGCCGCTGTCGAAGGACTTCCACCTGGTCATCCCGTCGCTTCCCGGGTTCGGCTTCTCCAGCCCGATCACGGAGAGCGGCTGGGGCACCGTACGCACCGCCCGGGCCTGGGCGGAGCTGATGGAACGCCTCGGATACGACCGGTACGGCGCGGTCGGCAACGACGGCGGTTCGATGGTCTCGCCGGAGATCGGCCGCCTCGCCACGTCCAACGTGGTAGGCGTGCACGTCACGCAGATCTTCTCCTTCCCTTCCGGCGACCCCGCCGAATTCGTGGGCATGACCGAGGAGGAGCAGGCCGCGATGGGGGTGCTGCAGCGGTTCTGGGAGGAGATGGGCGCCTTCAACACCCTGCAATCGCAGCAGCCGCAGACGCTGGCGCACGCGCTCGCCGACTCGCCGGTCGGGCTGCTGGGCTGGCAGGTCCAGCTGTTCGATCTCGATCTCGACGACGACTTCGTGCTCACCAACGTCGCGTTCTACTGGCTCACCGGCACCGCGGGTTCCTCGATCCGCTTCTACTACGAGAACGCCAAGGCCGCGCCGCCGCCGGCCGAGCCCACCACCACGCCGATCGGGCTGGCCTCGGCCAAGGGTGACTTCCAGTCCATCCGGCGCTTCGCCGAACGTGACCACAAGAACATCGTGCAGTGGCACACGTACGAGACCGGGGGGCACTACGCGGCCCATGCGGCACCTGACGTCTACGCGGGTGACGTCCGGGCCTTCTTCTCCGGTCTCCTCCAGGGGTAA